The proteins below come from a single Chrysoperla carnea chromosome 1, inChrCarn1.1, whole genome shotgun sequence genomic window:
- the LOC123305067 gene encoding protein escargot-like: MLDTATISTSTMAKNYSHCPLKKRPIQFVDTEEEPPIKKQQIESLPTIMDCRKIRIPTPPPVKIEIKDEPENLCTKPQDLSKRSSPVIEVPLPIVPTSVITTNPYPPKIQSPQEASIPVTVISSTANIPRLGGAFHRVMPVRSSPEPIQHYAPTNWHRSVAPVPQAPHYPPAYFPLGYPYSSTNEIYHPYPLYPSPPSPYAPRDSSCSPPHHITSRQPLAPLALLPESRPQIDRASLSPASSGTASMRSHSPTYSSEPADLSPPTMVEPQQQRRVTTTNNARHQCPDCGKSYSTFSGLSKHRQFHCAAGDGPRKSFSCKYCEKVYVSLGALKMHIRTHTLPCKCTLCGKAFSRPWLLQGHIRTHTGEKPFSCQHCHRAFADRSNLRAHLQTHSDVKKYSCPSCSKTFSRMSLLTKHAEGGCNGSAHLTTVNQSLNPTNIYSHSVKQEDLRHLNQMY; the protein is encoded by the exons ATGTTGGATACCGCAACAATTTCTACATCAACAATGGCAAAAAATTACAGTCATTGTCCGTTAAAGAAACGGCCAATTCAATTTGTGGATACCGAAGAGGAACCaccaattaaaaaacaacaaattgaaTCATTACCAACAATTATGGATTGTCGAAAAATTCGTATTCCAACACCACCACCAGTTAAAATTG AAATTAAAGATGAGCCTGAAAATCTATGTACAAAACCACAAGATTTAAGTAAACGTTCATCACCAGTTATTGAAGTTCCATTACCAATTGTTCCAACATCAGTAATTACAACAAATCCATATCCACCAAAAATTCAATCACCACAAGAGGCATCAATTCCAGTTACCGTTATATCATCCACAGCGAATATTCCACGACTTGGTGGTGCATTTCATCGTGTTATGCCTGTGCGTAGTAGTCCTGAACCAATTCAACATTATGCACCAACAAATTGGCATCGAAGTGTTGCCCCCGTTCCACAAGCACCACATTATCCACCAGCATATTTCCCATTAGGTTATCCATATTCctcaacaaatgaaatttatcatCCATATCCATTATATCCATCACCACCATCACCGTACGCACCCCGTGATAGTTCATGCTCACCACCACATCATATCACATCTCGACAACCTTTGGCTCCATTAGCGTTGTTACCAGAATCTCGACCACAAATCGATCGAGCATCGCTATCACCTGCATCATCTGGTACAGCTTCAATGCGTTCACATTCACCAACATATTCAAGTGAACCCGCTGATTTATCACCACCAACCATGGTAGAACCTCAACAACAACGTCGTGTTACCACAACCAATAATGCACGACATCAATGTCCTGATTGTGGAAAAAGTTATTCAACATTTTCTGGTCTATCTAAACACCGACAATTTCATTGTGCAGCTGGTGATGGACCACGAAAATCGTTCAGTtgtaaatattgtgaaaaagtgTATGTGTCATTAGGGGCTTTAAAAATGCATATTCGTACCCATACCTTACCCTGTAAGTGTACCTTATGTGGTAAAGCCTTTTCACGACCATGGTTATTACAAGGCCATATTCGTACACACACGGGTGAAAAACCATTCAGTTGTCAACATTGTCATCGTGCATTTGCTGATCGATCAAATTTACGGGCACATTTACAAACACATTcagatgttaaaaaatattcgtgTCCGTCCTGTAGTAAAACATTCTCCAGGATGTCTTTACTAACCAAACACGCAGAAGGTGGATGCAATGGAAGTGCTCATTTAACGACGGTAAATCAATCACTAAATccaacaaatatttattcacaTTCCGTGAAACAAGAAGATCTACGCCATTTGAAtcaaatgtattaa